One segment of Xiphias gladius isolate SHS-SW01 ecotype Sanya breed wild chromosome 1, ASM1685928v1, whole genome shotgun sequence DNA contains the following:
- the LOC120789927 gene encoding uncharacterized protein LOC120789927: protein MAEKQPRRRRSEEQKLKKKGYDHARGKSRVNIGEAFQRWRDLREVKGMKADVEVALFLLDSYKRYIKGPSASTLLKTGSNHELPPPPSLASNGTESQRYEKRSSIMMTSTGACIQEPSSLRHVSASESFDEVEVTIDEDDCNSVKNRISDLDSDIENITETTELKTSGADDSCDEEVYVPLIPTNTCPQHLSFYLIVKRRSWSHGRNKLHKFTVKMKMTLES, encoded by the exons ATGGCTGAGAAACAGCcgaggaggagaaggtcagaagaacaaaaactgaaaaagaagggCTATGATCACGCGAGGGGGAAGAGCCGCGTTAACATCGGTGAGGCTTTCCAACGGTGGAGAGACCTCCGAGAGGTGAAAGGCATGAAGGCGGATGTGGAGGTCGCTCTGTTTCTGCTCGACAG ttacaAAAGGTACATAAAGGGTCCATCAGCATCAACCCTCCTGAAGACTGGGAGTAACCATGAGCTACCACCTCCCCCATCACTGGCTAGCAATGGCACTGAATCTCAAAG GTATGAAAAGAGATCCTCAATAATGATGACCTCCACTGGAGCTTGCATACAAGAGCCTTCAAGTCTTAGACATGTATCAGCCTCTGAAAG tttcGATGAGGTGGAGGTCACTATTGATGAGGATGATTGCAACAGTGTGAAGAACAGAAT ATCTGACTTGGATAGTGATATTGAAAACATCACAGAAACTACTGAACTGAAAACATCAGGAGCAGATGACAGCTGTGATGAAGAAGTTTACGTACCACTAATTCCCACTAATACCT gtcCACAACATCTGAGCTTTTACTTGATtgtgaagaggaggagctggagccaTGGCAGAAACAAACTTCACAAGTTCACTGTAAAGATGAAGATGACGTTGGAGAGCTGA